One window from the genome of Garra rufa chromosome 1, GarRuf1.0, whole genome shotgun sequence encodes:
- the LOC141288392 gene encoding GTPase IMAP family member 8, which produces MVRKLTVRACVYLSDSGPHVIIIILQYKDFTMEEMRRVKIVLKEFSDEAIKRTIVITTDKETHGSVYASRRQKLCVVLCGSDGRLKAFVSKLIRGKKQFLPLLHLKEKECARRDMELHRRQISLVELPSLTQLSEEEVMHQTHQSVSLCEPGVHVFLLIIPDPPLTDADKAEMEAIQRTFSSRIKNHLMVLIIQEKNVFSKLISSKTHMCPQSFGGRQFVFENGSQILDLLQDVENMVQENRGSCYTTFMYLQARVELERNKHRAEIEELRRSLKKTPSTAGLTNNYVAVRIVLLGRTGVGKSATGNTILRREAFILKLTSRSVTRECEKETSEFNRRQITVIDTPGLFDTGVDNVETRKEIAKCVSMAAPGPHVFLLVIPLGRFTQEEKDAVKMIQEMFGDKSKMYTMVLFTRGDDLRGTRIEDFIEANDSLQYLIQQCGKRYHVFNNNETKGKRQVSALLDKIDCMVAANGGSFYTSEMFQQVEKNIKEEQDRIMKEKEEEIKRKEEELRAKYEAEIEQMKKENERERQEMQSELRKSEEEFRKREEEIKKETDENLQKELQRKLEEKQKLFEEENERKEKALGEQQQNFIKYLEENHKKKKKKKLQEKIQRETREQAEHEYLIKLEREVAKALKESEEQLPCSAKRARDWSLYGSFVGAAAGSLVGSYEDIVCWIISIHSKYQAQTQTEECVQV; this is translated from the exons ATGGTGAGAAAACTGACAGTGAGAGCGTGTGTGTATCTGTCTGATTCAGGACCTCATGTGATCATAATCATACTGCAGTATAAAGACTTCACTATGGAGGAAATGAGAAGAGTGAAAATTGTCCTGAAAGAATTCAGTGATGAGGCGATTAAACGCACTATAGTGATCACGACTGATAAAGAGACACATG GAAGTGTATATGCGAGCAGAAGACAGAAGCTGTGTGTTGTGTTGTGTGGAAGTGATGGAAGACTGAAAGCCTTCGTATCAAAACTTATAAGAGGGAAAAAGCAGTTTCTTCCCCTCTTACACCTGAAAGAGAAAGAGTGTGCAAGGAGAGACATGGAGCTTCATAGACGTCAGATCAGTCTGGTGGAGCTTCCATCTCTGACTCAGCTCTCAGAAGAAGAAGTGATGCATCAGACTCATCAATCAGTGTCTCTCTGTGAGCCTGGAGTTCATGTTTTCCTCCTCATTATTCCTGACCCTCCACTGACTGATGCAGACAAAGCAGAAATGGAGGCGATCCAGAGGACTTTTAGCTCAAGGATCAAAAACCACCTCATGGTTCTTATAATCCAGGAGAAGAACGTGTTTAGTAAACTGATCAGTAGTAAAACTCACATGTGTCCTCAGTCATTTGGAGGTCGACAGTTTGTTTTCGAGAATGGCTCACAGATTCTAGATCTGTTGCAGGATGTGGAGAACATGGTACAAGAGAACAGAGGAAGTTGCTACACAACCTTCATGTACCTTCAGGCTCGAGTAGAACTGGAGAGAAACAAACACAGAGCTGAAATAGAGGAACTGAGAAGATCTTTGAAGAAAACTCCATCAACAGCAG GTTTAACAAACAATTATGTTGCTGTGAGGATTGTGCTTCTGGGAAGGACGGGTGTTGGGAAAAGTGCAACGGGAAACACGATACTGAGAAGAGAAGCTTTTATATTGAAACTGACTTCACGCTCAGTGACCAGAGAGTGTGAGAAAGAAACTTCAGAGTTCAACAGAAGACAGATAACAGTGATCGACACTCCAGGCCTGTTTGATACTGGAGTTGATAATGTTGAGACCAGGAAGGAGATTGCGAAGTGCGTCTCAATGGCGGCTCCTGGTCCACATGTGTTTCTGCTGGTGATTCCACTGGGACGATTCACTCAAGAGGAGAAAGATGCAGTGAAGATGATCCAGGAGATGTTTGGAGACAAATCCAAAATGTACACCATGGTGCTTTTCACCAGAGGAGATGATCTGAGAGGAACAAGAATTGAAGACTTTATTGAAGCTAATGATAGCTTACAGTACCTCATCcagcagtgtggaaagagataCCATGTGTTCAATAATAATGAGACTAAAGGTAAGAGACAGGTTTCTGCATTGCTGGATAAGATTGACTGTATGGTGGCAGCAAATGGAGGGAGTTTCTACACCAGTGAGATGTTCCAGCAGGTGGAGAAGAACATCAAAGAGGAACAAGACAGAATCATGAAAGAGAAAGAAGAAGAGATCAAGAGGAAAGAAGAGGAGCTAAGAGCCAAATATGAAGCAGAAATTgaacaaatgaagaaagaaaatgAGAGAGAAAGACAAGAGATGCAGAGTGAACTGAGAAAAAGTGAGGAAGAATTCAGAAAGAGAGAAGAAGAGATCAAGAAAGAAACGGATGAAAATCTACAAAAAGAGCTGCAGAGAAAACTGGAGGAGAAACAGAAATTATTTGAggaagaaaatgaaagaaaagaaaaagcttTGGGAGAACAACAACAGAACTTCATAAAATACCTGGAGGaaaatcacaagaaaaaaaaaaaaaaaaaactccaggaGAAAATTCAGCGTGAAACAAGAGAACAAGCAGAGCATGAATATCTCATAAAACTTGAAAGAGAAGTAGCTAAAGCTTTAAAAGAATCTGAAGAACAACTGCCGTGTAGCGCAAAACGAGCTCGCGACTGGAGTCTGTATGGAAGTTTTGTTGGAGCAGCTGCTGGAAGTTTAGTTGGTTCTTACGAAGACATCGTGTGTTGGATTATCAGCATACATTCTAAATATCAAGCTCAAACGCAAACTGAAGAGTGTGTTCAGGTATAA
- the LOC141288481 gene encoding uncharacterized protein, with protein sequence MAHISESKRDQSPPGVRPNMSDLRIVLVGKNVSENNRVGNLIFNKNVFGKKTPQPDVETASESVEGRNITVINTTHLLNPDLTLLQMAHNVSKLSPPEPYVIILVLQHNDFIKKNRDILTSVWNFFGEQAMKRTVILTTDDETCSANQTSKENEFIQQISTECGGERLQLQNTHHSQILQKVDEIICHGVVKETQQFSSLNEEDNMCDLRIVLLGKDLSENSRVRKCLQMSGMVMDRQVTVINILDLLKPNISDHQITQTVRKCVNLSDPGPHAFIVILQYKDFTQEDRRRVEHVLNKFSEEAIKRTIILTTDEETDESHMIPVIKHTAVHQLIMECGGREIEFKKENPEWQTDIFKMVDKILQETQEEYLTCELYEDVKGTTMNVEQSRSDGTVGSEEKNKECSYHKDDGETEQRKRSEESLSIKRKLNLVLCGSDPRFKVSVSKLLRGKNTKHSDQRESSEECVKKKKIHGRQISLVELPALNQLSEEEVMRQTLHCVSLCDPGVHAFLIIFSAGSLTDGDKAEIEKIQMNFYSREHFIVMFINDVTVKRPVTDFIKSSTECQRLISRCGGRYCVMTLKEHEDSRQIPELLSYIESMKTEPYSQQMYVKDLENRVRRQTEEKYEEKLKKMESKIKDLKQQIQSGAVCEADDLECLRIVLIGRTGSGKSATGNTILGRKAFKSRMSTNSVTTVCEKGVGEVDGRSVAVVDTPGIFDTQLSKELTVEEIVKCISLSTPGPHVFVIVLRLGRFTDEETNTLDLIKKIFGFKAAQFSIVLFTRRDELEDDESIQDYVKETKSAELKKLIRDCGNRFLAFNNKGEQDKTQVIQLLNMIEELKNMNQGRYFTNSMFEEAEMSIKTKMEEILKEREREIQAQREELQAKYEMDMKNMIKRLEEEKQRADEERMEMQNQFREKEKKLRKDFKEKEKTEQMNREIENQKRLEEEKQQRAEYHQKINEMKKEIENQRSQYEKQQKEREEEDRKREEKYRQGQENMKKEQEHSIAELQLKQEEEIKKRDLEEKKRNEEEEEERQRWKRKIKEKTEMEIHYERLERERKEEWERRKREDDERREEERKRWERKIENLKQEQEEEIKRREKEERIGKEREEKERDEMKQKHEDEIKVMKKKHEDEARKQAEELNDFKEGKEQLQKMLEEHQEQHEILEKLYQILQFWEGKEIKELQQKVEKLYQRLKEEKGDELAELKEVVEKLLQVQEVEKKKLQEAESLKNKSGHCVIL encoded by the exons aaagCAAGAGAGACCAAAGTCCACCTGGTGTTCGTCCCAACA TGAGTGATCTGAGGATTGTTCTGGTGGGGAAGAATGTGTCAGAAAACAACAGAGTGGGAAACTTAATCtttaataaaaatgtgtttgGAAAGAAAACACCACAACCTGATGTAGAGACAGCGAGTGAATCAGTGGAGGGCAGGAACATCACAGTCATCAACACAACTCACCTACTCAATCCAGACCTCACATTACTACAAATGGCACATAATGTGTCCAAGTTGTCTCCTCCAGAACCTTATGTGATCATACTGGTGCTGCAGCACAATGATTTTATCAAGAAAAATAGAGACATATTAACTTCAGTATGGAACTTCTTTGGTGAGCAGGCAATGAAGCGCACTGTGATTCTGACTACTGATGATGAGACATGCAGTGCTAACCAGACATCTAAAGAAAATGAATTTATTCAGCAAATATCTACAGAATGTGGAGGAGaacgtcttcaacttcaaaacacACACCATTCTCAAATACTTCAAAAAGTGGATGAAATAATCTGTCATGGTGTAGTTAAAGAGACACAACAGTTCTCATCACTGAATGAAGAAGACAACA TGTGTGATCTGAGGATTGTTCTTCTGGGAAAGGACTTATCTGAAAACAGCAGAGTCAGAAAATGTTTGCAAATGAGTGGAATGGTGATGGACAGACAAGTCACAGTCATTAACATTCTTGATCTACTGAAGCCAAACATCTCAGATCATCAGATCACGCAGACAGTGAGAAAGTGTGTGAATCTGTCTGATCCAGGACCACATGCATTTATAGTCATACTGCAGTATAAAGATTTCACTCAGGAGGATCGGAGAAGAGTGGAACATGTGCTCAACAAATTCAGTGAAGAAGCGATTAAACGTACAATCATTCTCACAACTGATGAAGAGACAGACGAATCACACATGATTCCTGTAATCAAGCATACAGCAGTTCATCAGTTAATAATGGAGTGTGGAGGAAGGGAAATTGAGTTTAAAAAAGAAAACCCAGAATGGCAAACTGACATATTCAAGATGGTTGATAAGATACTTCAGGAAACCCAAGAAGAATATCTCACATGTGAATTATATGAAGATGTTAAAGGGACAACAATGAATGTAGAGCAGAGCAGATCTGATGGTACAGTCGggtcagaagaaaaaaacaaagagTGTTCTTATCACAAAGATGATGGAGAAACCGAACAGAGGAAGAGAAGTGAAGAAAGTCTAAGTAT AAAACGGAAGTTGAATCTGGTATTGTGTGGAAGTGACCCAAGATTTAAAGTCTCTGTGTCTAAACTTTTACGAGGAAAAAATACAAAGCATTCAGATCAGAGAGAGAGCAGTGAAGAGTGtgtaaaaaagaagaagattCATGGTCGTCAGATCAGTCTGGTGGAGCTTCCAGCTCTCAATCAGCTCTCAGAGGAGGAAGTGATGCGTCAGACTCTCCACTGTGTGTCTCTCTGTGATCCTGGAGTTCATGCTTTCCTCATCATTTTTTCTGCTGGTTCACTGACTGATGGAGACAAAGCAGAAATAGAGAAGATACAGATGAACTTTTACTCCAGAGAGCATTTCATAGTAATGTTTATCAATGATGTCACTGTTAAAAGACCAGTGACAGACTTCATTAAATCCAGCACAGAATGTCAGAGATTAATCAGTCGTTGTGGAGGTCGATACTGTGTGATGACTTTAAAAGAGCATGAAGACTCACGACAGATCCCAGAACTACTGAGTTATATAGAGAGCATGAAGACTGAACCATATTCACAACAGATGTATGTGAAAGATCTAGAGAACAGAGTCAGACGTCAAACAGAGGAGAAATATGAAGAGAAACTGAAGAAAATGGAGAGTAAAATCAAAGATTTAAAGCAGCAGATTCAGTCAG GTGCTGTATGTGAAGCAGATGATCTGGAATGTCTGAGGATTGTACTGATCGGGAGAACAGGAAGTGGAAAGAGTGCAACAGGAAACACTATTCTGGGTAGAAAGGCGTTTAAGAGCCGTATGAGCACAAATTCAGTGACAACTGTTTGTGAAAAGGGAGTTGGTGAAGTTGATGGTCGATCAGTCGCTGTTGTTGATACTCCAGGCATCTTTGATACTCAATTGTCTAAGGAACTAACAGTGGAAGAAATAGTGAAATGTATTTCGCTGTCAACACCTGGACCTCATGTGTTTGTCATTGTGTTGAGATTGGGAAGATTCACAGATGAGGAGACAAACACTTTGGATCTAATAAAGAAGATATTTGGTTTTAAAGCTGCTCAATTCAGCATCGTTCTGTTCACTAGAAGAGATGAACTTGAGGATGATGAATCCATACAAGATTATGTGAAAGAAACTAAGTCTGCAGAACTAAAGAAACTGATCAGAGATTGTGGAAACAGATTCCTGGCTTTCAATAACAAAGGAGAACAAGACAAAACTCAAGTGATTCAACTGTTAAACATGATAGAAGAGCTGAAAAATATGAACCAGGGTCGATACTTCACTAACAGCATGTTTGAGGAGGCAGAGATGTCCATTAAAACAAAAATGGAGGAAATACTTAAAGAGAGGGAAAGAGAAATTCAGGCTCAGAGAGAAGAGTTACAAGCTAAATATGAGATGGACATGAAAAACATGATAAAGAGACTTGAGGAAGAGAAACAAAGAGCAGATGAGGAGAGAATGGAAATGCAGaatcaattcagagaaaaagagaaaaaactcagaaaagattttaaagagaaagagaaaacagaacAAATGAATCGAGAGATTGAAAACCAGAAACGATTAGAAGAGGAAAAACAGCAAAGAGCTGAATAtcatcaaaaaataaatgaaatgaagaaAGAGATTGAAAATCAGAGGTCACAGTATGAAAAAcagcaaaaagaaagagaagaagaagaTAGAAAGAGAGAAGAGAAATACAGACAAGGTCAGGAAAATATGAAAAAAGAACAAGAACACAGTATTGCAGAGTTACAACTGAAACAAGAAGAGGAAATAAAAAAGAGAGATTTGGAGGAGAAAAAGAGAAatgaagaagaagaggaggagagacagagatggaaaagaaaaataaaagag aaaactgaaatgGAAATACATTATGAACGACTGGAGCGAGAGAGAAAAGAGGAGTGGGAGAGAAGAAAACGAGAAGATGATGAGAGACGAGaagaagagagaaagagatggGAGAGAAAGATTGAAAACCTGAAACAAGAACAAGAGGAAGAGATCAAGAGAAGAGAAAAGGAGGAGAGGATAGGAAAAGAAAgagaagagaaagaaagagatgaaatGAAACAGAAACATGAAGATGAAATAAAAGTCATGAAGAAGAAGCATGAAGATGAAGCCAGAAAACAAGCAGAAGAACTGAATGATTTTAAAGAGGGAAAAGAGCAGCTCCAAAAGATGCTGGAAGAACATCAGGAACAACATGAAATACTGGAAAAACTCTATCAAATCCTGCAGTTCTGGGAAGGAAAAGAAATAAAAGAGCTGCAACAAAAAGTTGAAAAACTCTATCAACGTCTAAAAGAAGAGAAAGGAGATGAACTAGCAGAGCTGAAAGAAGTTGTTGAAAAACTCCTGCAAGTTCAGGAAGTAGAAAAAAAGAAGCTACAAGAAGCTGAATCACTGAAGAATAAATCAGGCCACTGTGTCATTCTGTGA